From the genome of Penaeus monodon isolate SGIC_2016 chromosome 16, NSTDA_Pmon_1, whole genome shotgun sequence, one region includes:
- the LOC119583111 gene encoding uncharacterized protein LOC119583111 produces MAAKKPRVVLSFISWDHRHRDLRGLLAHALSANVHFADGCVLNAIEVDASEEMGEPLPWYPVAHMARDYRVNMYPREGRRQDKKALGNNFILLQDSYHEHAKLTLILDKGGGSSSSSPPSVGLPGDVTLRNQLVLAYKSLEDSTDPGLLAGWVRWSGAWEAYTLLQDRKLPVATITLYVRENFPTKVPKETFKYVVMLEIVTHGMDEVQQLRAATQRLRVERWSGYICLYTEHSLIEFSDNFSSNDSISKIVEDVM; encoded by the exons ATGGCCGCCAAGAAGCCGAGGGTCGTGCTCTCCTTCATCAGCTGGGACCACCGCCACCGGGACCTGAGAGGACTCCTGGCCCACGCCCTCAGCGCCAACGTGCACTTCGCCGACGGCTGCGTCCTCAACGCCATCGAGGTGGACGCGTCCGAGGAGATGGGAG AGCCCCTGCCATGGTACCCCGTAGCGCATATGGCAAGGGATTACAGGGTGAACATGTATCCGCGAGAGGGGAGACGCCAGGACAAGAAGGCCCTGGGAAATAACTTCATTTTGCTGCAAG ACTCCTACCACGAGCACGCCAAACTGACGCTCATCCTGGACAAGGGCGGCGGTTCCTCGTCCTCTTCGCCGCCTTCCGTGGGTCTCCCGGGGGACGTCACGCTGAGGAACCAGCTTGTGTTGGCGTACAAGTCTTTGGAAGACTCGACGGACCCGGGCCTCCTGGCAGGATGGGTCCGGTGGTCGGGGGCGTGGGAGGCCTACACGCTCCTGCAGGACAGGAAGCTCCCCGTCGCGACAATCACGCT GTACGTGAGAGAAAATTTCCCGACGAAGGTGCCGAAGGAGACGTTCAAGTACGTCGTGATGCTGGAGATCGTGACCCACGGCATGGACGAGGTGCAGCAACTGCGGGCTGCCACGCAGCGCCTGCGGGTGGAGCGCTGGAGCGGCTACATCTGTCTGTACACGGAACACTCGCTCATAGAATTTTCCGACAACTTTTCAAGCAACGACAGTATAAGCAAAATCGTCGAGGATGTTATGTGA